A region of Lagenorhynchus albirostris chromosome 20, mLagAlb1.1, whole genome shotgun sequence DNA encodes the following proteins:
- the TLCD2 gene encoding TLC domain-containing protein 2, whose translation MAPSGLLVTGASFAAFRGLHWGLQLLPTPGSAAQDRWKWRNICVSLVHSLLTGAGALLGLSLYPQMAADPIHGHPPWALVLVAISVGYFLADGADMLWNQTLGQAWELLCHHLVVVSCLSTAILSGHYVGFSVVSLLLELNSTCLHLRKLLLLSRQAPSLAFSVTSWATLATLALFRLVPLGWMSLWLIRQHHQIPIALVILGGTGLVTVGATSITLGVRILVSDVLRSRPRPPIPEHKETKGTRTCCDGEPVTRDDSTLSLKD comes from the exons ATGGCGCCCTCTGGGCTCCTCGTGACCGGCGCCTCCTTCGCCGCCTTCCGGGGGCTGCACTGGGGGCTGCAGCTTCTGCCCACGCCGGGATCTGCTGCCCAGGACCGTTGGAAGTGGCGGAACATCTGTGTCTCCCTGGTTCACAGCCTGCTCACGGGGGCCGGGGCGCTACTCGG GCTGTCGCTCTACCCTCAGATGGCCGCCGACCCAATTCATGGCCACCCGCCCTGGGCCCTGGTGCTGGTGGCTATATCTGTGG GTTATTTCCTAGCCGATGGAGCTGACATGCTGTGGAACCAGACGTTGGGCCAGGCCTGGGAACTTCTTTGTCACCATTTGGTG GTAGTGAGCTGCCTCAGCACTGCCATTCTCTCTGGCCACTATGTGGGCTTCTCTGTGGTGTCTCTGCTCCTGGAGCTGAACTCCACCTGCCTGCACCTACGGAAGCTGCTGCTGCTTTCTCGCCAGGCCCCATCCCTGGCCTTCAGTGTGACTAGCTGGGCCACCCTGGCTACCCTGGCCCTCTTCCGCCTGGTTCCGCTGGGATGGATGAGTCTGTGGCTGATCCGGCAACACCACCAGATACCTATTGCTCTGGTCATCCTTGGTGGAACTGGACTGGTCACTGTGGGTGCTACGAGTATCACACTGGGTGTCCGCATTTTGGTCAGTGATGTCCTGCGGTCTCGGCCCCGCCCACCCATCCCTGAGCACAAGGAAACCAAGGGCACCAGGACTTGTTGCGATGGTGAGCCTGTCACCAGGGATGATTCTACTCTCAGCCTGAAAGACTGA